Proteins found in one Nitratiruptor sp. SB155-2 genomic segment:
- a CDS encoding thioredoxin domain-containing protein, which yields MANRLENEKSPYLQQHKDNPVDWYPWGKEAFEKAKKENRLIFLSIGYSSCHWCHVMEKEVFENEKAAKVLNEHFVSIKVDREERPDIDKYYQEVYQLLNQRPGGWPLSIFMTPDKKPFYAATYIPLEPKYGMPGFIQLLQNMVEVFEKKPQDIEHQAQEVLRFMKPANPQKAVRFDESIAHKFVETTKRFFDQNHGGFGSKPKFPHTSTINTLLDVYRLTGNEEALHMATYTLDNMAKGGLRDLVDGGFCRYSVDEKWLVPHFEKMAYDNALLMESYLKAYHATKNEMYKQIAFETADFIATYMSQKGLFFSASDADSEGVEGKYFVYSYDEVVQKLQEDGFSEEEIKTVLNKLGITKSGNFEGKNIPRSEELELCETSKRALKSLKDLRKSRCYPFIDKKIITSWNAMMIKSLYIASRIDTKYFEIAEESLQKLLETMLIDDHLYHATLIDEKPTIPAFLEDYAYLATALLEAYKTTLNEEYLAKANLLVNDAIVNFFDEGRWYFSKGEIVTEAEHTDTSYPSSAAVIVDAMLTLGTILDPKYIQFSFLSIEFYSEKIYKYLPWAAKFVEDVLRFVYQDRVIKANEEDLIQCIGSIDFVKYPFVLVKEEEMEGFMLCDRAKCFSQSKSCDSILKAIDE from the coding sequence ATGGCAAATAGACTCGAAAACGAGAAATCTCCTTATTTACAGCAACACAAAGACAATCCAGTCGATTGGTATCCATGGGGTAAAGAGGCTTTTGAAAAGGCAAAAAAAGAGAACAGACTCATATTTTTGTCCATCGGATACAGCAGCTGTCATTGGTGCCATGTGATGGAAAAAGAGGTTTTTGAGAACGAAAAAGCTGCAAAAGTGTTGAATGAGCATTTTGTCAGTATCAAAGTGGATAGAGAAGAGAGACCCGACATCGACAAATATTATCAAGAGGTATATCAGCTACTCAATCAACGACCAGGCGGATGGCCGCTTTCGATCTTCATGACTCCGGATAAAAAGCCTTTCTATGCAGCCACGTATATTCCACTGGAACCAAAATACGGGATGCCCGGATTTATACAGCTTCTTCAAAACATGGTAGAGGTCTTTGAAAAAAAACCGCAGGATATCGAACATCAGGCACAAGAGGTTCTTCGTTTCATGAAACCGGCGAACCCGCAAAAGGCTGTACGCTTTGATGAAAGTATCGCACATAAATTCGTAGAGACTACGAAACGGTTTTTTGATCAAAACCATGGAGGATTCGGAAGCAAACCAAAATTTCCACACACATCCACTATCAATACGTTACTTGATGTGTACCGCCTTACCGGTAACGAAGAAGCGTTACATATGGCTACATATACCTTGGACAATATGGCCAAAGGGGGTCTTAGAGATCTTGTGGATGGTGGGTTTTGCCGCTACAGTGTCGATGAGAAATGGCTTGTACCCCACTTCGAAAAGATGGCCTATGATAATGCCTTGTTGATGGAGAGCTATCTGAAAGCCTATCATGCAACGAAAAATGAGATGTATAAACAGATCGCTTTTGAAACAGCCGATTTTATCGCGACATATATGAGCCAAAAGGGGCTCTTTTTCAGTGCAAGCGATGCCGATAGCGAAGGCGTAGAGGGAAAATATTTTGTCTATAGCTACGATGAGGTTGTCCAAAAACTTCAAGAGGATGGTTTTAGCGAGGAAGAGATTAAAACCGTTTTGAATAAACTGGGTATTACTAAATCTGGCAATTTTGAGGGAAAAAATATCCCAAGAAGCGAAGAATTGGAACTTTGTGAAACGAGTAAAAGAGCTTTGAAGTCTCTAAAAGATCTACGAAAAAGCAGATGCTATCCCTTTATCGATAAAAAAATCATCACCAGCTGGAATGCGATGATGATCAAATCTCTTTATATAGCTAGCAGAATCGATACAAAATATTTCGAAATTGCCGAAGAATCACTGCAAAAGCTTCTTGAGACTATGCTCATAGACGATCATCTCTACCATGCAACACTTATCGATGAAAAACCAACAATTCCGGCCTTTTTGGAAGATTACGCCTATTTGGCTACAGCCCTTCTTGAAGCTTACAAAACGACACTCAATGAAGAGTATCTTGCGAAAGCAAATCTTTTGGTTAACGATGCAATAGTGAACTTTTTTGATGAGGGGCGCTGGTATTTTAGTAAAGGCGAAATCGTCACAGAAGCAGAGCACACCGACACCTCCTATCCAAGCAGTGCCGCAGTTATAGTGGATGCTATGCTGACTTTAGGAACGATTTTGGATCCAAAGTATATTCAATTCTCCTTTCTATCGATCGAATTTTATAGTGAGAAAATCTATAAGTACCTTCCTTGGGCGGCAAAATTTGTCGAAGATGTATTACGATTTGTCTATCAAGATCGCGTCATCAAGGCAAATGAAGAAGATCTAATCCAGTGCATTGGATCCATCGACTTTGTCAAATACCCTTTTGTTCTTGTAAAAGAGGAGGAGATGGAGGGATTCATGCTTTGTGACCGTGCAAAATGTTTTTCACAAAGCAAATCGTGCGATTCTATCCTAAAGGCTATCGATGAGTGA
- a CDS encoding DNA-deoxyinosine glycosylase: protein MKEFHPFEPFIDKESKVLILGSFPSFASLEIGFYYGHPQNQFWKIVADVFKQKVPDTLEEKKEFLKRHHIALWDMVKGCIRENSLDSSLSSIEVNDIEKLLKTYPNIEVIFFTGRKSQQLFEKQFSHVNLPRYYLPSPSPAYRAMSFEEKVQQWKKILDYIDEVTSPNMKKKAIVSSGRKTG from the coding sequence ATGAAAGAGTTCCATCCTTTCGAGCCTTTTATTGACAAAGAGTCTAAAGTATTGATTCTGGGCTCTTTCCCCAGTTTTGCTTCTTTAGAAATCGGTTTTTACTATGGCCATCCGCAAAACCAGTTTTGGAAAATAGTTGCAGACGTTTTTAAGCAAAAGGTTCCAGATACACTTGAAGAGAAAAAGGAGTTTTTAAAAAGGCACCATATCGCTTTGTGGGATATGGTAAAGGGATGCATAAGAGAAAACTCCTTGGATAGCTCACTCTCTTCAATTGAAGTTAATGACATCGAAAAGCTACTGAAAACATATCCAAATATAGAGGTAATTTTTTTCACAGGTAGAAAATCTCAGCAGCTTTTTGAAAAACAGTTTTCACATGTGAACTTGCCACGATACTATCTTCCCTCCCCATCTCCAGCATATAGGGCCATGTCATTTGAAGAAAAAGTGCAACAGTGGAAAAAAATACTAGATTACATCGATGAGGTCACTTCTCCTAATATGAAAAAAAAAGCTATTGTGAGTAGTGGTAGAAAAACGGGATAG
- a CDS encoding methyl-accepting chemotaxis protein: protein MANTVCNKRFFVCKSIKSKFIINLVLSIGAFLVTIGISYFIALNEIKDVMKQDINSVADALEKTINYIAKVKPDAINDPEFRKQIYKIKIGKSGYVYFVDKKGTFVVHFKKEGKNFAGHDYVDYIRTHPEGGIYEYVSAATGQHKIAAFRYIKPWGVWVVPGTNKADYYDQLKRKFFYLLIILGGIVIAVLIFINYITGISILRPVERLDEVAKDIAEGEGDLTKRLPEDSTDEIGIATMYLNRFIAKIAQTIQKTKDQLGNVVDVAQSIDKISTNLLNRAMEESKQANESVQLANEIKEKSQYNEAMAKEAREKILDATKKMDEVMENINEISKTIDITSQTEESINKNFEILEKQIKEVENVADIISDIASQTNLLALNAAIEAARAGEHGKGFSVVADEVRKLAERTQKELEMITNIIKNIIDSIKKSHTFIDKNSKHMKSLVQKNQVSTTIIQQLSQNLNESAKKSEVSYANSVEISQTIESIAAKISHLAELSESNKADINEIASLANELLQSTKDLEAMINHFKT from the coding sequence ATGGCCAATACCGTGTGTAATAAACGCTTCTTCGTCTGTAAATCCATCAAATCAAAATTTATCATTAATCTTGTTCTTTCCATCGGTGCCTTTTTAGTTACGATTGGTATCAGTTATTTCATAGCACTCAATGAAATCAAAGATGTAATGAAACAAGATATCAATTCAGTCGCAGATGCACTTGAAAAAACGATTAATTATATAGCCAAAGTTAAACCAGATGCTATAAATGACCCAGAGTTTCGAAAACAGATCTATAAAATCAAGATTGGTAAGAGTGGATATGTCTATTTTGTAGATAAAAAAGGGACATTTGTCGTTCATTTTAAAAAAGAGGGAAAAAATTTTGCAGGACACGATTATGTGGACTACATACGAACGCATCCAGAAGGCGGTATTTATGAGTATGTATCAGCTGCAACCGGCCAACATAAAATCGCGGCATTTCGGTATATCAAACCTTGGGGTGTTTGGGTAGTGCCAGGAACCAACAAAGCGGACTACTACGATCAGCTAAAAAGAAAATTTTTCTATCTGCTTATCATTTTGGGCGGTATCGTTATCGCCGTTTTGATTTTTATCAATTACATTACAGGAATCAGCATTTTACGGCCTGTTGAGAGACTCGATGAGGTTGCGAAGGATATTGCTGAGGGTGAAGGAGACCTTACCAAACGACTCCCTGAAGACTCTACCGATGAAATCGGAATTGCTACGATGTATTTGAATCGGTTCATAGCAAAAATAGCACAAACGATTCAAAAAACGAAAGATCAGCTTGGAAATGTTGTGGATGTGGCGCAAAGCATAGACAAAATATCCACAAATCTTTTAAATAGAGCCATGGAAGAGTCCAAACAGGCCAATGAGAGTGTCCAACTGGCGAACGAGATTAAAGAGAAGAGTCAATACAACGAGGCTATGGCGAAAGAGGCAAGGGAAAAAATACTCGATGCAACGAAAAAAATGGATGAGGTGATGGAGAATATCAATGAAATCTCCAAAACGATCGATATCACTTCACAAACAGAAGAGAGTATCAACAAAAATTTTGAAATTCTAGAAAAACAGATCAAAGAGGTGGAAAATGTTGCAGATATTATTTCGGATATCGCTTCTCAAACCAATCTATTGGCGCTCAATGCCGCTATTGAAGCAGCTAGAGCTGGCGAACATGGAAAAGGGTTTAGTGTTGTCGCAGATGAAGTGAGAAAGCTGGCAGAGAGGACGCAAAAAGAGCTAGAAATGATTACAAACATCATCAAAAATATCATAGATAGCATTAAAAAATCCCATACGTTTATCGATAAAAACTCCAAGCATATGAAAAGTCTTGTGCAAAAAAATCAAGTTTCGACAACCATCATCCAGCAGCTATCGCAAAATCTCAACGAGAGTGCGAAAAAGAGTGAAGTTTCTTATGCAAATTCTGTTGAAATTTCTCAAACTATCGAATCTATTGCGGCTAAAATCTCTCATTTGGCAGAGCTTTCTGAAAGCAACAAAGCAGATATTAACGAGATCGCTTCCTTGGCAAACGAACTGCTGCAGTCAACCAAAGATCTCGAAGCGATGATCAACCATTTCAAAACATGA
- a CDS encoding metal-dependent hydrolase codes for MLIKNAHIIDFDKELQADILIKNGRIEKIGTGFNDEEVIDCSGKMVMPGLIDLNVRVHDDKISSSNLKKCIDESRKGGVTTIALVPDSEPPICNEITLDFICSQQENEEIVPVILALQDKDRLSEISILFKHGAKGIYTTSDINPYLMARIFEYAKMLQVPLFIEPKNSVFRDVGVMNEGRTSFELGLGGIDNLEEIAEVAKIIEYSEHYGVGVLFKNVSTAKSLERIAKSRKCFAEVSVHHLLLNDESCKEYNTLAKISPPLREEEEREALVQALQAGKIDLLTSLHSPKSNVHKDISFDEAAFGISSIFYYLPLLYTKLVKSNIIRATKLVELTSANPACFIEKRVGQITPGYEADLVIFDPNAKTKIDTPALYGEELDGKVEAVIKRGSLVRL; via the coding sequence ATGCTCATTAAAAATGCGCATATAATAGATTTTGACAAAGAGCTTCAAGCGGATATCTTGATCAAAAACGGTCGAATTGAAAAGATAGGCACCGGATTCAACGATGAAGAGGTGATCGATTGCAGTGGGAAGATGGTAATGCCCGGTCTGATAGATTTGAATGTGCGCGTACATGACGATAAGATCAGCTCCTCCAATCTCAAAAAATGTATCGATGAATCCAGAAAAGGTGGTGTTACCACAATAGCTTTAGTACCTGATAGCGAGCCGCCAATTTGTAATGAGATCACTCTTGATTTCATCTGTTCCCAGCAAGAAAATGAAGAGATAGTCCCCGTGATTTTAGCACTGCAAGACAAAGACAGATTGAGTGAGATTTCCATACTCTTCAAGCACGGTGCAAAAGGGATCTATACCACTTCCGATATCAATCCATACCTGATGGCCAGGATTTTTGAGTATGCAAAGATGCTGCAAGTCCCACTCTTTATAGAGCCCAAAAACAGTGTTTTTAGAGATGTAGGTGTTATGAATGAGGGTAGGACCTCTTTTGAACTTGGTTTGGGAGGGATAGACAACCTCGAAGAGATTGCAGAAGTAGCCAAAATAATTGAATACAGTGAGCATTACGGTGTTGGGGTTTTGTTTAAAAACGTTTCGACAGCAAAAAGCCTAGAGAGAATTGCAAAAAGCAGAAAGTGTTTTGCCGAGGTGAGTGTTCACCATCTGCTTTTAAATGATGAGAGCTGCAAAGAGTACAATACATTGGCAAAAATATCACCTCCGCTTCGTGAGGAAGAGGAGAGAGAAGCATTGGTGCAGGCCCTGCAAGCTGGTAAAATAGATCTTTTGACGTCACTGCATTCGCCAAAATCGAATGTCCATAAAGATATCAGCTTTGATGAAGCGGCATTTGGCATATCATCCATTTTCTATTATCTACCTCTCCTCTATACCAAGTTGGTAAAATCGAACATCATAAGAGCTACGAAACTGGTGGAACTGACCAGCGCGAACCCGGCCTGCTTTATAGAAAAAAGAGTGGGACAGATTACTCCGGGTTACGAAGCGGATTTGGTTATATTTGATCCAAATGCAAAAACGAAAATAGATACACCTGCACTGTATGGTGAGGAGTTGGATGGAAAAGTAGAGGCAGTCATCAAGAGGGGTTCACTCGTGAGATTGTAG
- a CDS encoding lysylphosphatidylglycerol synthase transmembrane domain-containing protein — translation MKKKFKTFLKIGLSIGLLVFVLSQIDINKLFQILKKSDPWWLLAAFIFFNLSKVVSSVRLNYYFKDIGVYLKEKEALILYYVGMFYNLFLPGGIGGDGYKVYLLQKVHAPGVKELIQAMLLDRLSGLAALLFLAGILFVFSSYTALFPPLMWLALAGSILVYPIFLYLHKTIFKRFLTFIVQTTFLGLSVQILQLVSAFCLIYALGISEHLIDYLTLFLISSVVAVLPLTIGGVGAREFTFLYGLKLLHQDPSTGIAFSFLFFLITAISSAIGLFFVHNPLQSHE, via the coding sequence TTGAAGAAAAAATTCAAAACTTTTCTCAAAATAGGCCTCTCTATTGGCCTACTTGTTTTCGTACTTTCTCAAATCGATATCAATAAACTTTTTCAAATTCTAAAAAAAAGCGATCCATGGTGGCTCCTCGCTGCATTTATATTTTTCAATCTTTCCAAAGTTGTCAGTTCCGTTCGTCTCAACTACTATTTCAAAGATATAGGAGTCTATCTGAAAGAGAAAGAGGCGCTGATTTTATACTATGTGGGAATGTTTTACAATCTCTTTTTACCGGGTGGTATCGGCGGAGATGGTTATAAAGTCTATCTTTTACAAAAAGTTCATGCACCTGGAGTCAAAGAACTTATCCAGGCCATGCTGCTCGATCGCCTCAGCGGACTCGCCGCACTTCTCTTTCTTGCCGGTATTCTTTTTGTATTTAGTTCCTATACAGCTCTTTTTCCACCACTTATGTGGTTAGCTTTGGCTGGCTCTATTCTGGTCTATCCAATCTTTTTATATCTTCATAAAACTATCTTCAAAAGATTCCTGACCTTTATTGTCCAAACAACATTTCTTGGACTCTCAGTACAGATACTGCAACTTGTATCGGCTTTTTGCCTTATATACGCCCTTGGAATTTCGGAGCATCTGATAGATTATCTTACCCTTTTTCTCATCTCAAGTGTCGTTGCGGTTCTGCCTCTGACGATAGGCGGTGTCGGAGCAAGAGAGTTCACCTTTTTGTATGGATTGAAACTTCTTCATCAAGACCCATCAACGGGTATCGCTTTTAGTTTTCTCTTTTTTTTGATTACCGCCATTTCATCGGCAATAGGCCTCTTTTTCGTTCACAATCCTCTACAATCTCACGAGTGA
- the dsbD gene encoding protein-disulfide reductase DsbD: MRFLLYTIFMVSSLLAFGFVDQEVKIVPVEKAYKPNLQVQKDKIKITVEMAPKVYLYQKYFKLTEIEPEKKEIDIKKYLPKPIELHGEKVYEGNLTIAIPIQEFGTGNIKVEFDYQGCNEVGICYPPQKKIFTFSIPDTSQEKTKKSEELSEELSITQTLKTQSIGVILATFFGFGFLLALTPCVFPMFPILSSLIVGAKNMNTKKAFLYSVVYVLAMSIAYTIAGVLAGLFGANLQAALQNPVAIVLFAAVFVALALSMFGFYEIGLPASWQTKIAQKSDEASHKGGLIGVAIMGFLSALIVGPCVAPPLAGALIYIGQTGDAMLGGAALFFMSLGMGMPLILVGTGAGKFMPKPGGWMQAVNAVFGVVMLGVAIWMLSRILPDSISLFLWAMLFIGSAVYMRTLEGIEKDAHWFVYLKKSVGIVFFVYGIFLMIGSFTGASNPLDPLKVLKTKGAITEVSTLQKPLFQEVQSFDEFQKLLKNSDKPVMLDFTAKWCASCQELEEITFADPKVQAALRKEFLALRLDVSDNSKEDKAFMKRFGIFGPPAILFFDKNGKEIRSLRIVGFKNPKEFLSILEEVKRRYR, translated from the coding sequence ATGCGTTTTCTATTATACACCATTTTCATGGTCTCCTCGTTGCTGGCATTCGGTTTCGTGGACCAGGAAGTCAAGATTGTTCCTGTCGAAAAAGCCTACAAACCAAATCTACAAGTACAAAAAGATAAGATCAAGATCACGGTTGAGATGGCTCCAAAAGTCTATCTATATCAAAAGTACTTTAAACTAACTGAGATTGAACCGGAAAAAAAAGAGATTGACATCAAAAAATATCTTCCCAAACCGATAGAACTGCATGGAGAAAAGGTTTACGAGGGTAACCTTACCATTGCGATTCCAATACAGGAATTCGGTACCGGTAACATTAAGGTCGAATTTGATTATCAAGGATGTAACGAAGTTGGCATCTGTTATCCTCCCCAGAAAAAAATATTTACATTTTCCATCCCAGACACATCGCAAGAGAAGACAAAAAAGAGTGAGGAGCTCTCTGAGGAGTTGTCTATAACACAAACACTAAAAACGCAGTCGATCGGTGTGATACTGGCAACCTTTTTTGGATTTGGATTTTTACTGGCACTTACTCCTTGTGTCTTTCCGATGTTTCCTATTCTCTCTTCATTGATCGTCGGTGCGAAAAACATGAATACCAAAAAAGCGTTTCTCTATTCGGTTGTTTATGTATTGGCGATGTCTATTGCCTATACGATTGCAGGAGTACTTGCCGGGCTCTTTGGAGCGAATCTACAGGCAGCTTTGCAAAATCCTGTAGCGATTGTTCTATTCGCTGCGGTCTTTGTAGCACTGGCTTTGAGTATGTTTGGGTTTTATGAAATAGGGCTTCCGGCTTCCTGGCAGACTAAAATAGCGCAAAAAAGTGATGAGGCTAGTCACAAGGGTGGACTAATCGGTGTAGCGATCATGGGTTTTCTTTCTGCATTGATCGTTGGGCCTTGTGTCGCACCACCACTGGCCGGAGCGCTTATCTACATCGGTCAGACCGGTGATGCAATGCTCGGTGGAGCGGCTCTTTTTTTCATGAGCCTTGGGATGGGTATGCCTCTGATACTGGTAGGTACTGGTGCTGGCAAGTTCATGCCAAAACCAGGCGGGTGGATGCAGGCGGTCAATGCTGTATTTGGCGTGGTGATGCTAGGAGTTGCTATCTGGATGCTGTCACGTATACTTCCTGATTCTATTTCTCTTTTCTTGTGGGCTATGCTTTTTATAGGAAGTGCAGTTTATATGAGAACTTTGGAGGGAATAGAAAAAGATGCTCACTGGTTTGTGTATCTTAAGAAGAGCGTTGGTATCGTTTTTTTTGTCTATGGGATCTTTTTGATGATTGGAAGTTTTACAGGAGCTAGCAATCCATTGGATCCTTTAAAAGTTTTGAAAACGAAAGGAGCTATAACAGAGGTTTCAACATTACAAAAACCACTTTTTCAGGAGGTACAAAGTTTTGATGAATTTCAAAAATTATTGAAAAATTCTGATAAACCGGTTATGTTGGATTTTACCGCAAAATGGTGTGCAAGCTGTCAGGAACTCGAAGAGATCACCTTTGCAGATCCAAAAGTACAGGCTGCATTACGAAAGGAATTCTTGGCTTTAAGGCTAGATGTGAGCGACAACTCAAAAGAAGATAAAGCTTTTATGAAGCGTTTTGGCATTTTTGGTCCACCGGCGATTCTCTTTTTTGATAAAAACGGTAAGGAGATACGCTCTCTTCGTATTGTGGGATTTAAGAATCCTAAAGAGTTTTTGAGTATACTTGAAGAAGTAAAAAGGAGATACCGATGA
- the dnaK gene encoding molecular chaperone DnaK, with protein sequence MSKVLGIDLGTTNSCMAIYEGKEAKVIPNKEGKNTTPSVVAFTDKGEVLVGDPAKRQMITNPKRTIYSVKRIMGMMCNEEKAQEAKKRLPYNIVDRNGACAVDVDGKVYTPQEISAKILMKLKEDAEAYLGQEITEAVITVPAYFNDAQRKATKEAGQIAGLNVLRIINEPTAAALAYGLDKKEAEKIVVYDLGGGTFDVTILETGDNVVEVLATGGDAFLGGDDFDNRIIDWLVDEFKKETGIDLKSDIMALQRLKEAAENAKKELSSAMETEINLPFITADQSGPKHLVKKLTRAKFESLIEDLVEKTITIANNVLKDSGLSKDEVNEVVLVGGSTRIPLVQQKVKEFFGKEPNKSVNPDEVVAVGAAIQGAVIKGDVKDVLLLDVTPLSLGIETLGGVMTKIIEKGTTIPVKKSQIFSTAEDNQPAVTIHVLQGEREMAKDNKSLGQFTLEGIPPAPRGVPQIEVTFDIDANGILTVSAKDKATGKEQKITVTGTSGLSEEEIQRMIQDAEAHKEEDRKRKELVETRNQADALAYQTEKSLKEVGNAISADERAQIEAALNDLKNVLKDENATKEQIEAKVQALTQVSHKLAEAMYKKEQGQTGGTEQGGTEQKKSGGDDDVIDAEVE encoded by the coding sequence ATGAGTAAAGTGTTAGGAATAGATTTAGGGACAACAAACTCATGTATGGCGATATATGAAGGAAAAGAAGCAAAAGTTATACCAAATAAAGAGGGTAAAAATACAACGCCATCTGTCGTGGCCTTTACCGATAAAGGTGAAGTTCTTGTAGGCGATCCTGCAAAACGACAGATGATTACAAACCCAAAAAGAACTATTTACTCTGTAAAGAGAATCATGGGTATGATGTGTAATGAAGAGAAGGCCCAAGAAGCCAAAAAACGACTTCCATACAACATCGTCGATAGAAATGGTGCTTGTGCGGTAGATGTGGATGGGAAAGTCTATACGCCACAAGAGATCAGTGCAAAAATTTTGATGAAACTGAAAGAGGATGCGGAAGCCTATCTGGGTCAAGAGATTACTGAAGCGGTTATCACCGTTCCAGCATATTTTAACGATGCACAAAGAAAAGCGACAAAAGAGGCTGGACAGATCGCAGGGCTCAATGTTCTTAGAATTATCAACGAACCGACTGCAGCAGCCCTCGCATATGGACTTGACAAGAAAGAGGCTGAAAAGATCGTCGTATATGACCTTGGTGGTGGTACATTTGACGTAACTATTCTAGAAACTGGAGATAACGTTGTCGAAGTTCTGGCAACCGGTGGTGATGCATTCTTGGGCGGTGATGACTTTGACAACAGAATCATCGATTGGCTTGTAGATGAATTCAAAAAAGAGACAGGAATCGATCTCAAATCAGATATCATGGCATTGCAGCGACTCAAAGAAGCGGCTGAAAACGCGAAAAAAGAGCTCAGCTCAGCAATGGAGACTGAGATCAACTTGCCATTTATCACAGCAGATCAAAGCGGTCCAAAACACTTGGTCAAAAAGCTTACACGAGCAAAATTCGAAAGTCTCATTGAAGACTTGGTAGAAAAAACAATTACCATTGCGAACAATGTGCTCAAAGACTCAGGTCTAAGCAAAGATGAAGTGAATGAAGTTGTTTTAGTAGGTGGATCGACTCGAATTCCGCTCGTACAACAAAAAGTAAAAGAGTTCTTTGGAAAAGAGCCAAACAAATCAGTAAACCCTGATGAAGTGGTGGCTGTCGGTGCGGCGATTCAAGGAGCTGTCATCAAAGGTGACGTGAAAGATGTACTGCTTCTTGATGTTACACCGCTCAGTCTTGGTATTGAGACACTTGGTGGAGTTATGACGAAAATCATCGAAAAAGGGACAACGATTCCTGTCAAAAAATCACAAATCTTCAGTACCGCTGAAGATAACCAACCTGCAGTGACTATCCATGTATTGCAGGGTGAACGAGAGATGGCAAAAGATAACAAATCACTGGGCCAGTTTACACTGGAAGGTATTCCACCAGCCCCAAGAGGTGTTCCTCAAATTGAAGTTACATTTGATATCGACGCAAACGGTATCTTGACGGTAAGTGCAAAAGATAAAGCGACCGGCAAAGAGCAAAAAATTACTGTAACCGGAACGAGTGGACTCAGCGAAGAGGAGATTCAACGAATGATCCAAGATGCCGAAGCACATAAAGAAGAGGATAGAAAACGAAAAGAGCTTGTCGAGACAAGAAACCAAGCAGATGCTTTGGCATATCAGACAGAAAAGAGCCTCAAAGAGGTAGGCAATGCAATAAGTGCAGATGAGAGAGCACAGATTGAAGCAGCATTGAATGATTTGAAAAACGTACTCAAAGATGAAAATGCAACGAAAGAGCAGATCGAAGCGAAAGTGCAGGCTCTTACGCAAGTGAGCCACAAACTTGCTGAAGCGATGTACAAAAAAGAGCAAGGCCAAACAGGCGGGACTGAGCAAGGTGGCACTGAGCAGAAAAAAAGCGGAGGAGACGACGACGTCATCGATGCAGAAGTAGAGTAA
- the msrA gene encoding peptide-methionine (S)-S-oxide reductase MsrA, whose amino-acid sequence MSESAIVGGGCFWCLEAIFQRVKGVHRVTSGYAGCRRQNPTYEQVCTGTTKCAEVVKIDFDPHIINYEELLHIFFAVHDPTQLNRQGADIGTQYRSVIFPLNEEQKAIAQKVIQKLNPYFENKIVTTIENPGTFYEAESYHQNYYNTHPDQGYCQVVIAPKLKKFMNMFQEYLQ is encoded by the coding sequence ATGAGTGAGAGTGCGATAGTTGGTGGAGGCTGCTTCTGGTGCCTCGAAGCTATTTTCCAACGAGTAAAGGGCGTGCATAGAGTTACGAGCGGATATGCGGGATGTAGAAGGCAAAATCCAACTTATGAACAAGTTTGCACTGGTACTACAAAATGCGCCGAAGTCGTCAAGATCGATTTCGATCCACATATCATCAATTACGAGGAACTTTTACATATCTTTTTTGCCGTGCACGATCCTACGCAACTCAATAGACAAGGCGCCGATATTGGAACACAATATCGTTCAGTCATATTTCCTTTAAATGAGGAGCAAAAAGCGATAGCACAAAAAGTGATACAAAAGCTCAACCCCTATTTCGAGAACAAAATAGTGACAACTATTGAAAATCCCGGAACATTCTATGAAGCGGAGAGCTATCATCAAAACTACTACAATACCCATCCAGATCAGGGATATTGCCAGGTAGTCATCGCCCCAAAACTGAAAAAATTCATGAATATGTTCCAAGAGTATCTACAATGA
- a CDS encoding thioredoxin family protein, translated as MKKLLILLFAVALFAAEFDWIESYEKALKLAKKEHKPIMVMISQKNCITCQYMDDVAFENEELAEYVENNFIPLKIKLKDAPKHNLKAYGTPTFYFLNEKGEKLTRALVGGATAKVFLEKLKEIKEKYAH; from the coding sequence ATGAAAAAGCTTTTAATACTACTTTTTGCTGTTGCACTCTTTGCAGCAGAGTTTGATTGGATAGAATCTTACGAAAAAGCGCTCAAACTTGCTAAAAAAGAGCATAAGCCGATCATGGTTATGATCAGTCAAAAAAACTGTATCACATGCCAATATATGGATGATGTGGCTTTTGAAAACGAAGAGCTGGCCGAATATGTTGAAAACAATTTTATTCCGTTGAAAATAAAGCTCAAAGATGCTCCAAAACATAATCTCAAAGCCTATGGAACGCCTACCTTTTACTTTTTGAACGAAAAGGGAGAAAAGTTGACCAGGGCATTGGTTGGTGGGGCTACAGCGAAAGTTTTTTTGGAAAAACTCAAAGAGATAAAGGAGAAATATGCTCATTAA